The following are from one region of the Longimicrobium sp. genome:
- a CDS encoding vanadium-dependent haloperoxidase, protein MEPEASFWNHCPQLRVISIKELISVTDDPSNPGYFPPYPDVCTPEGQDEIKKEFEELVQLWQLRDEPCSLESATGGCPALTAWPCEPIKELPKAFGCRAPISRLFNLMPPALGAVQVNRLPGQQVIRTGRGMARAVESETPGIFHRHALNYLITTRSWSPPRQALIWAALDVAIASALQAAWYYKWLSPLHFTSRRPRPIEYAQDMGLKLDVLFDRPDELNPMYITCPDARPCAPVPGFSPGTPRHPAYPSGHSTYAGAASTVLAYFFGNDPTPPVLTVGGPATTIGDELRNMADNIGMGRLWAGIHWRSDHEAGLKLGQVVGCLVLRQLASICGGGFQLCPPAPPMRSQCNCDDLVRCSNAPPPPCKELTDMAWRCQETCAPCGESNVDVPAPCAPRSDIHPFEGEVATAEQLDQRSVQQGGETEQ, encoded by the coding sequence GTGGAGCCGGAAGCCAGCTTCTGGAACCACTGCCCCCAGCTCCGCGTGATCTCCATCAAGGAGCTGATCTCGGTGACGGACGACCCCAGCAACCCGGGGTACTTCCCCCCCTACCCGGACGTCTGCACGCCGGAGGGGCAGGACGAGATCAAGAAGGAGTTCGAGGAGCTGGTGCAGCTCTGGCAGCTGCGCGACGAGCCGTGCAGCCTGGAATCCGCCACGGGCGGGTGTCCGGCGCTCACCGCGTGGCCGTGCGAGCCGATCAAGGAGCTTCCGAAGGCGTTCGGGTGCCGTGCGCCCATCAGCCGCCTGTTCAACCTGATGCCGCCCGCCCTGGGGGCCGTGCAGGTCAACCGGCTCCCCGGCCAGCAGGTGATCCGCACGGGGCGCGGGATGGCTCGCGCGGTGGAGTCGGAGACGCCGGGAATCTTCCACCGGCACGCCCTCAACTACCTCATCACCACGCGGTCGTGGTCGCCCCCGCGGCAGGCGCTCATCTGGGCGGCGCTGGATGTGGCCATCGCCAGCGCGCTGCAGGCGGCGTGGTACTACAAGTGGCTGAGCCCGCTGCACTTCACCTCGCGCCGTCCGCGCCCCATCGAGTACGCGCAGGACATGGGGCTGAAGCTGGACGTGCTCTTCGACCGGCCGGACGAGCTGAACCCCATGTACATCACCTGCCCGGATGCGCGCCCCTGCGCGCCGGTGCCGGGGTTCAGCCCGGGCACGCCGCGCCACCCCGCCTACCCCTCGGGGCACAGCACGTACGCCGGCGCGGCCAGCACCGTCCTGGCGTACTTCTTCGGCAACGATCCCACGCCCCCGGTGCTCACCGTGGGAGGGCCGGCCACCACGATCGGCGACGAGTTGCGCAACATGGCCGACAACATCGGCATGGGGCGGCTGTGGGCGGGGATCCACTGGCGCAGCGACCACGAGGCCGGGCTGAAGCTGGGCCAGGTGGTGGGGTGCCTGGTGCTGCGCCAGCTCGCCAGCATCTGCGGCGGCGGCTTCCAGCTCTGCCCGCCCGCGCCGCCCATGCGCAGCCAGTGCAACTGCGACGATCTCGTGCGCTGCTCCAACGCCCCGCCGCCGCCCTGCAAGGAGCTGACGGACATGGCGTGGCGCTGCCAGGAGACGTGCGCCCCGTGCGGCGAGAGCAACGTGGACGTGCCGGCGCCGTGCGCGCCGCGGTCCGACATCCACCCCTTCGAGGGCGAGGTGGCCACGGCGGAGCAGCTCGACCAGCGCAGCGTGCAGCAGGGCGGGGAGACGGAGCAGTGA
- a CDS encoding HD domain-containing protein, whose translation MSIAFPRASAVRVDPRGFCGGAFPWPLVRDLADGRDVTACYLVHEKQRKETKSAKPYLHLVLGDRTGTIEAKVWDDADRLDRAFDADDVIGVRGKTSTYNDRLQLTVTWAETLEVVEDDLEFFIPCSPRDRGEMARELDLLVNSVGDPALRTLLTRCVGKGTALGKQFRIHPAAKKNHHAYLGGLLEHSISVAKACDRMCSHYLNQGARLDRDLLVTGAILHDIGKVRELAARRTFSYTDEGQLLGHILIGLQIVTREAEAIPAIRPDKLLHLQHLIASHQGRLEWASPKEPQTLEAMILHMADDLDAKMNPAMAALAAVDDGGWTAYDRNTGRSLFQPPAFPATSQVEPVPAAEVVGVVLDMFRG comes from the coding sequence ATGAGCATCGCCTTCCCCCGCGCTTCGGCCGTGCGCGTGGACCCGCGCGGCTTCTGCGGCGGCGCCTTCCCCTGGCCGCTGGTGCGCGACCTGGCGGACGGGCGCGACGTGACGGCGTGCTACCTGGTTCACGAGAAGCAGCGCAAGGAGACCAAGAGCGCCAAGCCCTACCTGCACCTGGTCCTGGGCGACCGCACGGGGACCATCGAAGCCAAGGTGTGGGACGACGCCGACCGCCTGGACCGCGCCTTCGACGCGGACGACGTGATCGGCGTGCGCGGCAAGACGAGCACTTACAACGACCGGCTCCAGCTCACCGTCACCTGGGCGGAGACGCTGGAGGTGGTGGAGGACGACCTGGAGTTCTTCATCCCGTGCAGTCCCCGCGATCGCGGCGAGATGGCGCGCGAGCTGGACCTCCTGGTCAACTCCGTGGGCGACCCCGCGCTGCGCACGCTCCTCACGCGCTGCGTGGGGAAGGGAACGGCGCTGGGGAAGCAGTTCCGCATCCATCCGGCGGCCAAGAAGAACCACCACGCGTACCTGGGCGGCCTGCTGGAGCACTCGATCTCCGTGGCCAAGGCGTGCGACCGGATGTGCTCGCACTACCTCAACCAGGGCGCGCGGCTGGACCGCGACCTGCTGGTGACGGGAGCCATCCTCCACGACATCGGCAAGGTGCGCGAGCTGGCGGCGCGGCGCACCTTTTCGTACACGGACGAGGGGCAGCTCCTGGGTCACATCCTCATCGGCCTGCAGATCGTGACGCGCGAGGCCGAGGCGATCCCCGCCATCCGGCCGGACAAGCTGCTCCACCTGCAGCACCTCATCGCCAGCCACCAGGGGCGGCTGGAGTGGGCGTCGCCCAAGGAGCCGCAGACGCTGGAGGCGATGATCCTGCACATGGCCGACGACCTGGACGCCAAGATGAACCCCGCCATGGCGGCCCTTGCGGCGGTGGATGACGGCGGATGGACCGCGTACGACCGCAACACGGGGCGCTCCCTCTTCCAGCCCCCCGCCTTCCCCGCGACCTCGCAGGTGGAGCCGGTGCCGGCCGCCGAGGTGGTGGGTGTGGTCCTGGACATGTTCCGCGGCTGA
- a CDS encoding aspartate carbamoyltransferase catalytic subunit, translated as MAHAHAPYLGKDLLGLEELSREQITAILDTAEAFKEISNRPIKKVPVLRGKTIVNAFFENSTRTRISFEFAQKRLSADTVNISSTGSSVAKGETLVDTARNLEAMNIDMVVIRHGASGSAKFLAERIKSNVVNAGDGKHEHPTQGLLDLLTIRDHRGPLEGLRVCICGDVLHSRVARSNIHGLRKMGAEVGVCGPLTLLPAEVQTLGVTVFRRIEEAIEWADVLNVLRLQLERMKGGFIPSLREYNRVFGVTRERVERAPREILILHPGPMNRGVEIDSDVADGPQSVILQQVTNGVAVRMAVLYLLAGGAPERAEAAKTGGEA; from the coding sequence ATGGCGCACGCCCACGCTCCGTACCTCGGCAAGGACCTGCTGGGGCTGGAAGAGCTGAGCCGCGAGCAGATCACCGCCATCCTCGACACCGCGGAGGCGTTCAAGGAGATCAGCAACCGGCCCATCAAAAAGGTGCCGGTGCTGCGCGGCAAGACCATCGTCAACGCCTTCTTCGAGAACTCCACCCGCACGCGCATCTCCTTCGAGTTCGCGCAGAAGCGCCTCTCGGCCGACACGGTGAACATCTCCAGCACCGGCTCGTCGGTGGCCAAGGGCGAGACGCTGGTGGACACGGCGCGCAACCTGGAGGCGATGAACATAGACATGGTCGTGATCCGCCACGGCGCCAGCGGCTCGGCGAAGTTCCTGGCGGAGCGGATCAAGTCCAACGTGGTCAACGCCGGCGACGGGAAGCACGAGCATCCCACCCAGGGACTGCTGGACCTCCTCACCATCCGCGACCACCGCGGTCCGCTGGAGGGCCTGCGGGTGTGCATCTGCGGCGACGTGCTGCACTCGCGCGTGGCCCGCTCCAACATCCACGGCCTGCGGAAGATGGGCGCCGAGGTGGGCGTCTGCGGCCCCCTGACGCTCCTCCCCGCCGAGGTGCAGACGCTGGGCGTCACCGTCTTCCGGCGCATCGAGGAGGCGATCGAGTGGGCCGACGTCCTCAACGTGCTGCGGCTGCAGCTGGAGCGGATGAAGGGCGGCTTCATCCCCAGCCTGCGCGAGTACAACCGCGTGTTCGGCGTCACGCGCGAGCGGGTGGAGCGTGCCCCGCGCGAGATCCTCATCCTGCACCCCGGCCCCATGAACCGCGGCGTGGAGATCGACAGCGACGTGGCGGACGGGCCGCAGTCGGTGATCCTTCAGCAGGTGACCAACGGCGTGGCCGTGCGCATGGCCGTCCTCTACCTGCTGGCCGGCGGCGCGCCGGAGCGGGCCGAGGCGGCGAAGACGGGAGGCGAGGCGTGA
- the gltX gene encoding glutamate--tRNA ligase, with protein sequence MADPIRVRFAPSPTGYLHVGGARTALFNWLMARQSGGVFVLRIEDTDRERSTDASTETILEGMTWLGLTWNEGPYFQSEGLPRHTAEAQRLLAEDSAYRCFCTPEELDAKRQAAGVEYRYDRKCRAIPRAESDARADTGTPFTVRFRVPEGATEWTDQVYGAIRFDNESIEDFIILRTDGTPIYNMAVVSDDIDMRITHVVRGEDHVANTPKQILLYRALGAAVPEFAHLPMILGADGRKLSKRHGATAVGDYAKLGILPETLVNFLALLGWNPGDDRELMTVNEMTELFSVERINKKSAVFDMEKLQWMNGQYLAKKPAAELLPIVGPLLVEAGLMTADEVEERRDYVIHLIDLLKVRSRSALEIPQQARVYLADELEYDAEATAKHWKDPETSARLAVVRDALAGVDAWEPADIEAALRGAAVTAGVGFGKVAQPLRIALTGSAASPGIDQVGVLLGRERTLARIDAARERMA encoded by the coding sequence ATGGCAGACCCGATCCGCGTACGATTCGCTCCCAGCCCCACCGGCTACCTTCACGTCGGCGGGGCCCGCACCGCGCTCTTCAACTGGCTGATGGCGCGGCAGAGCGGGGGCGTGTTCGTGCTGCGCATCGAAGACACGGACCGCGAGCGGAGCACCGACGCATCCACGGAGACGATCCTGGAGGGGATGACCTGGCTGGGGCTCACCTGGAACGAGGGCCCGTACTTCCAGAGCGAGGGCCTCCCGCGCCACACGGCCGAGGCGCAGCGCCTGCTGGCCGAGGACAGCGCGTACCGCTGCTTCTGCACGCCCGAGGAGCTGGACGCCAAGCGCCAGGCCGCGGGCGTGGAGTACCGCTACGACCGCAAGTGCCGCGCGATCCCCCGCGCGGAGAGCGACGCGCGCGCGGACACGGGGACGCCCTTCACCGTGCGCTTCCGCGTGCCCGAGGGCGCCACCGAGTGGACGGACCAGGTGTACGGCGCCATCCGCTTCGACAACGAGAGCATCGAGGACTTCATCATCCTGCGCACCGACGGCACGCCCATCTACAACATGGCCGTGGTTTCGGACGACATCGACATGCGCATCACGCACGTGGTGCGCGGCGAGGACCACGTCGCCAACACGCCCAAGCAGATCCTGCTGTACCGCGCGCTCGGCGCGGCGGTGCCGGAGTTCGCGCACCTGCCGATGATCCTGGGCGCGGACGGCCGAAAGCTCAGCAAGCGCCACGGCGCCACCGCGGTGGGCGACTACGCCAAGCTCGGCATCCTCCCGGAGACGCTCGTCAACTTCCTCGCGCTCCTCGGGTGGAACCCGGGCGACGATCGCGAGCTGATGACGGTGAACGAGATGACGGAGCTCTTTTCAGTCGAGCGGATCAACAAGAAGAGCGCCGTGTTCGACATGGAGAAGCTCCAATGGATGAACGGCCAGTATCTGGCAAAGAAGCCCGCCGCGGAGCTCCTCCCCATCGTCGGCCCGCTGCTTGTGGAGGCGGGGCTGATGACGGCGGACGAGGTGGAGGAGCGGCGAGACTACGTCATCCACCTGATCGACCTCCTCAAGGTGAGGTCGCGCTCCGCGCTGGAGATCCCGCAGCAGGCGCGCGTCTACCTGGCAGACGAGCTGGAGTACGATGCCGAGGCAACCGCCAAGCACTGGAAGGACCCCGAGACCTCCGCCCGCCTGGCGGTCGTCCGCGACGCGCTGGCGGGGGTGGACGCGTGGGAGCCGGCCGACATCGAGGCCGCCCTGCGCGGCGCGGCGGTGACGGCGGGAGTGGGGTTCGGAAAGGTGGCGCAGCCGCTGCGGATCGCGCTCACGGGGAGCGCCGCCAGCCCGGGGATCGACCAGGTGGGCGTGCTCCTGGGACGCGAGCGCACGCTGGCCCGGATCGATGCCGCGCGGGAGCGGATGGCGTGA
- the tadA gene encoding tRNA adenosine(34) deaminase TadA yields MTDTPDDERWMRIALEEAAAAEALGEVPVGAVIVRGGELVARGHNLTHTDQDPSAHAEMVAIRRAAQATGHWRLLDCTLYVTLEPCAMCSGAIVLARIPRLVYAAPDPKAGMCGSLENLVQYPRLNHRVQLTAGVLAQEAGDVLRAFFRARRRQ; encoded by the coding sequence ATGACGGACACGCCCGACGACGAACGCTGGATGCGCATCGCGCTGGAGGAGGCCGCGGCGGCGGAGGCGCTGGGGGAGGTGCCGGTGGGCGCGGTGATCGTGCGCGGCGGCGAACTGGTGGCGCGCGGCCACAACCTCACGCACACCGACCAGGACCCCAGCGCCCATGCCGAGATGGTCGCCATCCGCCGCGCGGCGCAGGCGACGGGGCACTGGCGCCTCCTCGACTGCACGCTGTACGTCACGCTGGAGCCCTGCGCCATGTGCTCGGGCGCCATCGTCCTCGCCCGCATCCCGCGCCTCGTCTACGCCGCGCCCGATCCCAAGGCGGGGATGTGCGGCTCGCTCGAGAACCTCGTGCAGTACCCCCGCCTCAACCATCGCGTGCAGCTCACCGCCGGCGTCCTCGCGCAGGAAGCCGGGGACGTGCTGCGAGCGTTCTTCAGGGCCCGGCGCCGCCAGTAG
- the lexA gene encoding transcriptional repressor LexA — MPEPLNKIERRILNYLVDYLKDNTYQPSIREIGKRFSIKSTKTVSEHLQALADKGHIERDASRSRGVKILGMNLAPGVISVPFYGKIAAGKPALMREDVSERMEIDRKLVASADAFGLEIKGDSMEGMGILHGDMVLVEPVDPSEIRDGEIVAARLGGESTVKRYFARDGQVVLEAANTDYAPILVHDYDDFEVLGRVTGLVRRFTQEQTAAIAT; from the coding sequence ATGCCTGAGCCGCTGAACAAGATCGAGCGCCGCATCCTGAACTATCTCGTGGACTACCTCAAGGACAACACGTACCAGCCGAGCATCCGCGAGATCGGCAAGCGGTTCTCCATCAAGTCCACCAAGACCGTCTCCGAGCACCTCCAGGCGCTGGCCGACAAGGGCCACATCGAGCGCGACGCATCGCGCTCGCGCGGCGTCAAGATCCTGGGGATGAACCTGGCCCCGGGCGTCATTTCGGTGCCCTTCTACGGCAAGATCGCCGCGGGAAAGCCGGCGCTGATGCGCGAGGACGTCAGCGAGCGCATGGAGATCGACCGCAAGCTGGTCGCCTCGGCCGACGCCTTCGGGCTGGAGATCAAGGGCGACAGCATGGAGGGGATGGGCATCCTCCACGGCGACATGGTGCTGGTGGAGCCGGTGGACCCGTCGGAGATCAGGGACGGCGAGATCGTGGCGGCGCGGCTGGGCGGCGAGTCCACGGTGAAGCGCTACTTCGCCCGCGACGGCCAGGTGGTCCTCGAAGCCGCCAACACGGACTACGCGCCGATCCTGGTGCACGACTACGACGACTTCGAGGTGCTGGGGCGCGTGACGGGCCTGGTCCGCCGCTTCACCCAGGAGCAGACCGCCGCGATCGCCACCTGA
- the pyrR gene encoding bifunctional pyr operon transcriptional regulator/uracil phosphoribosyltransferase PyrR, with amino-acid sequence MTEPQRRSLMDTHATERALSRMAREVVQLAGGAETLILVGIHRRGVQLAERMAAEIRATGATVATGTLDITLYRDDLMSIGPRPVVGPTRLPTLGIDGRIVAIVDDVLYTGRTVRAALDELADFGRPRRTLLAVLVDRGGRELPIQPDVVGFTAEVPEGGRVEVLVPEIDGSLGVELVEA; translated from the coding sequence ATGACCGAACCGCAGCGGCGCAGCCTGATGGACACGCACGCCACGGAGCGGGCGCTGTCGCGGATGGCGCGCGAGGTGGTGCAGCTCGCGGGCGGGGCCGAAACGCTGATCCTCGTGGGCATCCACCGGCGCGGGGTGCAGCTCGCCGAGCGCATGGCCGCCGAGATCCGCGCGACCGGCGCGACGGTCGCGACCGGGACGCTGGACATCACCCTCTACCGCGACGACCTGATGAGCATCGGCCCGCGCCCGGTCGTGGGGCCGACGCGGCTGCCGACGCTGGGGATCGACGGGCGCATCGTGGCCATCGTGGACGACGTGCTGTACACCGGGCGCACGGTGAGGGCGGCGCTGGACGAGCTGGCGGACTTCGGAAGGCCGCGGAGGACGCTGCTGGCGGTGCTGGTGGACCGCGGCGGGCGCGAGCTCCCCATCCAGCCGGACGTGGTGGGGTTCACGGCCGAGGTGCCGGAGGGCGGGCGCGTGGAGGTGCTGGTGCCGGAGATCGACGGGAGCCTGGGCGTAGAGCTGGTGGAGGCCTGA
- a CDS encoding dihydroorotase, producing the protein MLIRGGRVVDPSQGMDAVLDVLLADGRVARVGEGIDAPEGAETVDASGLVVAPGLIDVHVHLREPGQEHKETIRSGARAAAAGGFTAVVAMPNTDPPIDSPAAVGFVRAAGLRADGARVYPSGCITMGQAGEQLTEFGELIGAGAVCVTDDGRPVSSAGMMRMALEYAQTFDLTVAVHAEELTLSRGGSMNEGIIATRLGLTGIPNASEDVMIARDLMLAELTGGRLHIQHVATRGGVELIRAAKERGVRVTAEGSPHHFTLTDEAVDSYRTNAKMNPPLRSEADRDAVRQGVRDGTLDVIATDHAPHHYDEKEQAFEDAPNGIVGLETALGLAYTELVETGLIDLATLVERMSCQPARALSLPGGTLREGSPADVTIFDPRVEWTVNPKSFLSMSRNTPFAGRVVRCRAVRTVVGGATVWSA; encoded by the coding sequence ATGCTGATTCGCGGCGGGCGCGTGGTGGACCCGTCGCAGGGGATGGACGCGGTGCTGGACGTGCTGCTGGCCGATGGCCGGGTGGCGCGGGTGGGGGAGGGGATCGATGCACCCGAGGGCGCCGAGACGGTCGATGCCTCCGGGCTCGTCGTGGCGCCGGGGCTGATCGACGTCCACGTGCACCTGCGCGAGCCGGGGCAGGAGCACAAGGAGACGATCCGCAGCGGGGCGCGCGCGGCGGCGGCGGGCGGCTTCACCGCCGTGGTCGCCATGCCCAACACCGATCCGCCGATCGACTCGCCGGCCGCGGTCGGCTTCGTGCGCGCGGCGGGGCTGCGCGCGGATGGCGCGCGCGTGTACCCCAGCGGGTGCATCACGATGGGGCAGGCGGGCGAGCAGCTCACGGAGTTCGGCGAGCTGATCGGGGCGGGAGCGGTGTGCGTGACCGACGACGGGCGCCCGGTGAGCAGCGCCGGGATGATGCGGATGGCGCTGGAGTACGCGCAGACCTTCGACCTCACCGTCGCGGTGCATGCCGAGGAGCTGACGCTCTCGCGCGGCGGGTCGATGAACGAGGGGATCATCGCCACGCGGCTGGGGCTCACGGGAATCCCCAACGCCTCCGAGGACGTGATGATCGCGCGCGACCTGATGCTGGCCGAGCTCACGGGCGGGCGCCTGCACATCCAGCACGTCGCCACGCGCGGCGGGGTGGAGCTGATCCGGGCGGCCAAGGAGCGCGGCGTGCGCGTGACGGCCGAGGGGTCGCCGCACCACTTCACGCTGACGGACGAGGCGGTCGATTCGTACCGCACCAACGCAAAGATGAACCCGCCGCTCCGCTCCGAGGCAGACCGCGACGCCGTTCGCCAGGGCGTGCGCGACGGCACCCTGGACGTGATCGCCACCGACCACGCGCCCCACCACTACGACGAAAAGGAGCAGGCCTTCGAGGACGCTCCCAACGGCATCGTGGGGCTGGAGACGGCGCTGGGGCTCGCGTACACCGAGCTGGTGGAGACGGGGCTGATCGACCTGGCGACGCTGGTGGAGCGGATGAGCTGCCAGCCAGCGCGCGCCCTCTCCCTGCCCGGCGGCACGCTGCGCGAGGGGAGCCCGGCGGACGTGACGATCTTCGACCCGCGCGTGGAGTGGACGGTGAATCCCAAGAGCTTCCTGTCGATGAGCCGCAACACCCCCTTCGCGGGCCGCGTCGTCCGCTGCCGCGCGGTGCGGACCGTCGTGGGCGGCGCAACCGTGTGGAGCGCGTGA
- a CDS encoding GIY-YIG nuclease family protein, producing the protein MQACHVYILANQERMLYIGVTRDLARRINQHRTKAFPRSYTAERGIDRLVYVEAYSELRAARARERQLKGWKRIKKVELVSAANPAWRDLAETFGLVDRQG; encoded by the coding sequence ATGCAAGCCTGCCACGTCTACATCCTCGCCAATCAAGAGCGCATGCTGTACATCGGCGTCACACGCGACCTCGCGCGCCGCATCAACCAGCATCGAACGAAGGCATTCCCGCGGAGCTACACCGCTGAGCGTGGCATCGATCGTCTGGTATACGTCGAAGCTTACTCGGAGCTCCGTGCAGCCCGTGCGCGCGAGCGGCAGCTGAAGGGCTGGAAGCGGATCAAAAAGGTGGAGTTGGTCAGTGCGGCCAATCCGGCGTGGCGGGATCTGGCCGAGACTTTCGGCTTGGTCGACCGCCAGGGTTAG